One Bacteroidota bacterium DNA segment encodes these proteins:
- the bioD gene encoding dethiobiotin synthase, whose translation MKIIIAGIHTGIGKTICSAILADALGYDYWKPIQAGDLDNSDSIFVKNNIYNTHCMIHPEAFRLSLAASPHWAALYDGVSIQKENIIIPATQNGLIIETAGGVMSPLSDDLLNIDLIQYFNLPVILISNNYLGSINHTLLTVSALQHKNIAIMGIVFSGEEVKSSEDYIIQQTKLKHLFSIPKFDTIDKNTITNFAKTITNQLQQFIL comes from the coding sequence ATGAAAATTATTATAGCAGGCATACATACAGGAATTGGCAAAACTATATGTTCTGCTATTCTTGCTGATGCACTAGGCTATGATTATTGGAAGCCGATACAAGCGGGAGATTTGGACAATTCAGATTCCATTTTTGTAAAGAATAATATATATAATACCCATTGCATGATCCATCCAGAGGCTTTTCGTTTATCCTTAGCTGCTTCGCCGCACTGGGCTGCACTGTATGATGGTGTTAGTATTCAGAAAGAAAATATAATTATTCCTGCTACACAAAATGGACTTATCATAGAAACTGCAGGGGGTGTAATGAGTCCCTTAAGTGACGACTTATTGAATATAGATTTGATTCAGTATTTCAATTTGCCTGTAATACTTATATCTAATAATTATCTAGGAAGTATTAACCATACTTTGCTTACAGTTTCAGCATTACAACATAAAAACATTGCTATTATGGGAATCGTATTTAGTGGAGAGGAAGTAAAATCAAGTGAAGATTATATTATACAACAAACAAAACTTAAACATTTATTTTCTATTCCGAAATTTGACACAATTGATAAAAATACAATCACCAATTTCGCAAAAACTATAACCAATCAATTGCAACAATTTATTCTATGA
- a CDS encoding pyridoxal phosphate-dependent aminotransferase family protein: protein MSENSFFEQDLTARINKRKEAGLLRSLMVNNHLIDFCSNDYIGFSQHPNLYITPEETKKSGSTGSRLISGNSIIAEETEQLIAKYHDTPAALIFNTGYMANVGLLACLPEKDDTYIYDEFVHASMIDGMRLSLAKRYKFKHNSLLDLEQKLRAASGSIYVAVESVYSMDGDVAPLKAIAKLCTQYKAALIVDEAHAVGIFGKDGKGLVNELGMENIVFARIVTFGKALGLHGAAVLGSKTLREYMINFARSFIYTTALPPHYYIQIQEAYKLLPQANRKKLFSLINVFKDAIKEIKQASFIDSPSPIQGIVLGDNNKAVQLAKHLKQQGFFTKAILSPTVPKGTERLRICLHSFNTEKEIYKLVNEIQVFLK from the coding sequence ATGAGTGAAAATAGCTTTTTCGAACAGGATTTAACAGCACGAATCAATAAAAGAAAAGAGGCAGGATTACTTCGTAGTTTGATGGTAAATAATCATTTAATAGATTTTTGCTCGAATGATTATATAGGTTTTTCGCAGCATCCAAACTTATATATAACTCCTGAAGAAACAAAGAAATCAGGTTCTACAGGCTCTAGGTTGATTTCAGGAAACTCTATTATAGCTGAAGAAACAGAACAATTAATTGCAAAATATCATGATACTCCTGCAGCATTAATTTTCAATACGGGATATATGGCTAATGTAGGATTACTAGCCTGCTTGCCCGAGAAGGATGATACCTATATATATGATGAATTTGTGCATGCCAGTATGATAGATGGTATGCGTTTAAGCTTGGCGAAAAGATATAAGTTTAAACATAATAGTTTACTCGACCTCGAACAAAAACTGCGAGCTGCTAGTGGAAGTATATATGTTGCAGTAGAGTCTGTTTACTCGATGGATGGTGATGTGGCACCCTTAAAAGCCATCGCAAAATTATGCACACAATATAAAGCTGCACTTATAGTTGATGAAGCACATGCAGTAGGAATTTTCGGGAAAGATGGCAAAGGTTTGGTGAATGAATTGGGCATGGAAAATATAGTTTTTGCTCGTATCGTCACTTTTGGAAAAGCCCTGGGATTGCATGGTGCCGCTGTGCTTGGTAGCAAAACTTTGAGAGAATACATGATAAACTTTGCACGTTCGTTTATATATACTACTGCGTTGCCACCTCACTATTATATACAAATACAAGAAGCGTATAAACTATTGCCGCAAGCAAATAGAAAAAAACTGTTTTCTTTAATCAATGTTTTTAAAGATGCCATTAAAGAAATAAAGCAAGCATCTTTTATTGATAGCCCCTCTCCTATTCAAGGAATTGTATTGGGCGATAATAATAAAGCAGTTCAATTGGCCAAACATTTAAAGCAGCAAGGATTTTTCACCAAAGCTATCCTATCGCCTACGGTACCAAAGGGTACAGAACGCTTGCGAATTTGTTTGCATAGTTTCAATACTGAAAAAGAAATATATAAATTGGTAAACGAAATACAGGTTTTTTTGAAATGA
- the bioB gene encoding biotin synthase BioB, with the protein MMIVRNNWTLAEIQEIHNRPLLDLIFEAATVHRENNAFSEVQVSSLISIKTGGCKEDCAYCPQAARYDTDINVHPLMSLEKVMGMAQQAKDNGASRLCMGAAWREVRDNSDFDRILEMVTEVNDLGLEVCCTLGMLTYEQAERLKEAGCFAYNHNIDTSSDHYDKIITTRTFDDRLNTIQNVRKAKMTVCSGGIIGLGETDEDRTKMLHTLATMELHPESVPINALVPVKNTPLEHNEKVQIDSMLRMIATARIIMPKSVVRLSAGRNEMSIAEQALCFMAGANSIFAGEKLLTTPNPTFDTDMKMFDLLGLTPRKPFKDRNTETVTAATNAKSNE; encoded by the coding sequence ATCATGATTGTTAGAAACAACTGGACATTAGCAGAAATACAGGAGATACATAATCGGCCTTTGCTTGATTTGATATTTGAAGCTGCCACGGTGCACCGTGAGAACAATGCTTTTAGTGAAGTGCAAGTTAGTAGTTTAATATCTATAAAAACTGGTGGGTGCAAAGAAGATTGTGCTTACTGCCCGCAGGCCGCAAGGTATGATACCGATATCAATGTGCATCCTTTAATGTCGCTAGAAAAGGTGATGGGAATGGCCCAACAAGCCAAGGATAATGGTGCATCGCGTTTATGCATGGGTGCCGCTTGGCGTGAAGTGCGTGACAATAGCGACTTCGACCGCATACTTGAAATGGTTACCGAAGTAAATGATTTGGGATTGGAAGTTTGTTGTACGCTGGGCATGCTTACCTACGAGCAAGCAGAACGCTTGAAAGAAGCCGGATGTTTTGCATATAATCATAATATTGATACTTCATCCGATCACTATGATAAAATTATAACCACTCGCACTTTTGATGACCGATTGAACACGATACAAAATGTACGCAAAGCAAAAATGACCGTGTGCAGCGGCGGTATTATAGGTTTGGGGGAGACCGATGAAGACAGAACAAAAATGCTTCACACCTTGGCCACCATGGAGCTTCATCCAGAATCAGTTCCTATTAATGCATTGGTTCCTGTAAAAAATACACCTCTCGAGCATAATGAAAAAGTACAAATAGATTCGATGTTGCGTATGATAGCAACGGCAAGAATTATTATGCCTAAAAGTGTGGTGCGTTTATCGGCAGGCAGAAATGAGATGAGCATAGCCGAGCAAGCATTATGTTTTATGGCGGGTGCCAATTCTATATTTGCTGGAGAGAAATTATTGACTACGCCTAATCCCACCTTTGATACAGATATGAAAATGTTTGACCTATTGGGATTGACTCCCAGAAAGCCTTTTAAAGATAGAAACACAGAAACTGTTACAGCAGCAACCAATGCCAAGAGCAATGAGTGA
- a CDS encoding carboxypeptidase-like regulatory domain-containing protein — protein sequence MNDSNVNGNFGVFAGNTIWEYNNAGGKKPDEGAEVTLYPLNNLGGDISYHTAVDKDGNFNFSKIVAGKYYVIVRSGNKIECPELFLKKQTINAQYIKQIFGFDIHQYDKEVNEIYKMYDDYNMVVFENDFDKYGGIYSMVDKMTVMQNALGKKAIALIESFPEKFRKEIKLEGGYSKAYDFSLVKIEEGNTKSFTRNFGTTCQKTK from the coding sequence TTGAATGACAGTAATGTTAATGGTAATTTTGGCGTATTTGCCGGTAATACTATTTGGGAGTATAATAATGCGGGTGGCAAAAAACCAGATGAAGGTGCGGAAGTTACTTTGTACCCACTAAACAATTTAGGTGGTGATATTAGTTATCATACTGCGGTAGATAAAGATGGTAACTTCAACTTTTCAAAAATTGTAGCTGGTAAGTATTATGTAATAGTTCGGTCGGGAAACAAAATCGAATGCCCAGAATTGTTCTTAAAAAAGCAAACTATCAATGCTCAATATATAAAACAAATATTTGGATTCGATATCCATCAGTATGATAAAGAAGTAAACGAAATATATAAGATGTACGACGACTATAATATGGTAGTATTTGAAAATGATTTTGATAAATACGGAGGTATATATTCTATGGTTGATAAGATGACAGTGATGCAAAATGCATTAGGGAAAAAAGCTATAGCACTGATAGAATCATTCCCTGAAAAATTTAGAAAGGAAATTAAATTGGAAGGGGGATATAGCAAAGCCTATGATTTTTCTTTGGTTAAAATTGAAGAAGGAAATACCAAAAGTTTTACTAGAAATTTTGGTACCACTTGTCAGAAAACTAAATAA
- a CDS encoding GNAT family N-acetyltransferase, whose amino-acid sequence MDIQTLHHTDLPYIKSFQPPEWGDISPSLAYYTQNDFCHPIKIVEDDIIIGIGCTILHDDTAWLAHIIVHPDHRNRGIGTVITQTLIDRVPINCETIYLIATELGEPVYTKLGFETETEYAFLKGGSLDDDLPISPNIKLYSETYKTSILDIDQQISGEGRMSILEKHLTNARLYISNYKLEGFYLPTLNEGFIAANNPEAGIELMKLRLKAQQISVLPIENIYALLFLDKHN is encoded by the coding sequence ATGGATATACAAACTTTACACCATACCGACCTTCCATATATAAAATCCTTTCAGCCGCCTGAATGGGGCGATATTTCTCCATCACTAGCGTATTACACACAAAATGATTTTTGCCATCCGATTAAAATTGTAGAAGATGATATTATTATAGGAATTGGATGTACTATTTTGCATGATGATACTGCGTGGTTAGCTCATATTATTGTACATCCCGACCATAGAAATCGAGGAATAGGAACAGTGATTACGCAAACATTAATAGATCGAGTGCCTATAAACTGCGAAACCATATATTTGATAGCTACTGAATTGGGGGAGCCAGTTTATACCAAATTAGGCTTTGAAACAGAAACAGAATATGCATTTCTTAAAGGTGGGAGTCTGGATGATGATTTACCAATTTCTCCCAATATCAAACTATATAGTGAAACATATAAAACATCAATCCTCGATATTGACCAACAGATTTCTGGAGAGGGAAGGATGAGTATACTTGAAAAGCATTTAACGAATGCAAGGTTATATATATCAAACTATAAATTAGAAGGTTTTTATCTACCTACGCTCAATGAGGGATTTATAGCCGCCAACAATCCTGAGGCAGGAATTGAATTGATGAAATTAAGATTGAAAGCCCAGCAAATATCGGTATTGCCCATTGAAAATATATATGCACTTTTATTTCTCGATAAGCATAATTAA